The following are encoded in a window of Rhizobium sp. WYJ-E13 genomic DNA:
- a CDS encoding lipoprotein-releasing ABC transporter permease subunit: MAEAAVDRSSKSGLGPAGKPFSTFERLVAWRYLRARRKEAFISVIAGFSFVGIMLGVATLIIVMAVMNGFRTELVSRILGINGHMIIQPVDGPFTDYADLVKKFEAVPGIKMALPLVEGQVLASSQTGGSTGALVRGTRAEDLTKLKTVSDNIKSGDMVGFAAGDGVLVGSRMADQLGLRAGDLITLTSPEGDVTPMGVNPRIKSYKISGLFEIGMSEYDASIIYMPLEESQLYFNADGLVQSIELFVDNPDDIDNLRPKVEQAAGRQIAITDWRQRNQTFFSALQVERNVMFMILTLIVLVAALNIISGLIMLVKDKGSDIAILRTMGASSGAIMRIFFMTGAAIGIVGTIAGVLLGVFVCINIESIRQFFSWVSGTVLFDPQLYFLSQLPAEMDVSETISVVAMALTLSFIATIFPAWRASRLDPVQALRSE, from the coding sequence ATGGCAGAGGCAGCAGTGGACCGGAGTTCCAAATCCGGCTTGGGTCCGGCTGGCAAGCCATTCTCCACATTCGAACGCCTGGTGGCGTGGCGCTATCTGCGCGCCCGCCGCAAGGAGGCGTTCATCTCGGTCATCGCCGGCTTCTCCTTCGTCGGCATCATGCTGGGCGTTGCGACGCTCATCATCGTCATGGCTGTCATGAACGGGTTCCGGACGGAACTCGTCTCCCGCATCCTTGGCATCAACGGCCACATGATCATCCAGCCGGTCGATGGTCCGTTCACCGACTATGCCGATCTCGTGAAGAAATTCGAGGCGGTGCCCGGTATCAAGATGGCGCTGCCATTGGTGGAAGGTCAGGTGCTGGCCTCTTCGCAGACGGGCGGCAGCACCGGCGCGCTCGTGCGCGGCACACGGGCCGAGGACCTGACCAAGCTCAAGACGGTCTCCGATAACATCAAGTCCGGTGATATGGTGGGTTTTGCCGCGGGCGACGGCGTTCTGGTTGGAAGCCGCATGGCCGATCAGCTGGGACTCAGGGCGGGCGACCTGATTACGCTGACATCACCGGAAGGTGATGTGACGCCGATGGGCGTCAACCCGCGCATCAAATCCTACAAGATTTCCGGCCTCTTCGAGATTGGCATGTCGGAATACGATGCCTCGATCATCTACATGCCGCTCGAGGAATCGCAGCTCTATTTCAATGCCGACGGGCTGGTGCAGTCGATTGAGCTCTTCGTCGACAACCCTGACGACATCGATAATTTGAGACCCAAGGTCGAGCAGGCCGCCGGCCGGCAGATTGCCATCACCGACTGGCGCCAGCGCAACCAGACTTTTTTTTCGGCCCTGCAGGTCGAGCGCAACGTGATGTTCATGATCCTGACGCTGATCGTGCTCGTCGCCGCACTCAACATCATCTCCGGCCTCATCATGCTGGTGAAAGACAAGGGAAGCGACATCGCCATTCTGCGCACAATGGGCGCAAGCTCCGGCGCCATCATGCGCATCTTCTTCATGACGGGGGCTGCGATCGGCATTGTCGGCACGATCGCCGGCGTGCTGCTCGGCGTGTTCGTCTGCATCAACATCGAGTCCATCCGCCAGTTCTTCTCATGGGTCTCTGGCACGGTGCTTTTCGATCCGCAGCTCTACTTCCTCAGTCAGCTTCCGGCGGAAATGGATGTGAGCGAGACGATTTCCGTCGTCGCCATGGCGCTGACGCTTTCCTTCATCGCGACGATCTTCCCGGCCTGGCGCGCCTCCCGCCTCGACCCCGTCCAGGCCCTTCGTTCCGAATAA
- a CDS encoding DUF5680 domain-containing protein encodes MDVLELNSFIVEAKSQTYVAGAKSQPSYRIGAHDIGYKRGIWRYLDSYFGGTDFAGQEVVWLEEKPVWAMNYFGRIIEPGIIDGTVAGTIISAALSQLYKQGRFLGGMVFDHSLGRYVDTSEGDCTHFRGHEFILVDGQKAYELDYRGGLIIP; translated from the coding sequence ATGGACGTTTTGGAACTCAATAGCTTCATTGTCGAAGCCAAATCGCAGACATATGTCGCCGGCGCGAAGTCGCAGCCATCCTACCGGATCGGTGCCCACGACATCGGTTATAAGCGCGGCATCTGGCGCTATCTCGACAGCTATTTCGGCGGCACGGATTTTGCCGGTCAGGAAGTTGTGTGGCTGGAGGAAAAGCCGGTCTGGGCGATGAACTATTTCGGGCGGATCATCGAGCCCGGGATCATCGACGGGACTGTCGCAGGCACCATCATTAGCGCGGCGCTGTCACAGCTCTACAAGCAGGGGCGCTTCCTCGGCGGCATGGTATTCGATCATTCGCTGGGGCGCTATGTCGATACGAGCGAAGGCGACTGCACACATTTTCGCGGTCACGAATTCATTCTCGTGGATGGCCAAAAGGCCTATGAGCTCGACTATCGCGGCGGGCTGATTATTCCCTGA
- the mce gene encoding methylmalonyl-CoA epimerase, with amino-acid sequence MLGRVNHIAIAVPDLAAATASYRDTLGAVVSEPQALPEHGVTVVFVELPNTKVELLEPLGNASPIAAFLEKNPAGGMHHICYEVEDILTARDRLTASGARVLGNGEPKIGAHGKPVLFLHPKDFFGTLIELEQI; translated from the coding sequence ATGCTCGGCCGGGTGAACCATATCGCCATCGCCGTGCCCGATCTTGCTGCTGCGACCGCAAGCTATCGTGACACGCTGGGCGCCGTGGTTTCCGAGCCGCAGGCGCTGCCGGAGCATGGTGTCACGGTCGTCTTCGTAGAGCTGCCGAATACCAAGGTGGAGTTGCTGGAGCCGCTCGGTAACGCCTCGCCGATTGCAGCCTTCCTCGAGAAGAACCCCGCGGGTGGCATGCACCACATCTGCTACGAGGTCGAGGATATCCTCACCGCCCGAGACCGGCTTACGGCGTCAGGGGCGAGAGTGCTTGGCAACGGCGAGCCAAAGATCGGTGCTCATGGCAAGCCGGTGCTTTTCCTTCATCCGAAGGATTTCTTCGGGACGCTCATTGAGCTGGAGCAGATCTGA
- a CDS encoding ABC transporter ATP-binding protein gives MKRNVVLKLSGVERHYGQGETLLTILKGADFTLSSGEMVALVAPSGTGKSTLLHIAGLLEHPDGGEVSVNGRPCNGLSDDKRTAIRRGEIGFVYQFHHLLPEFSAQENIMMPQLIAGLSWKEASERAKMLLDYMRIGHRGTHRPGELSGGEQQRVAIARAVANAPRLLLADEPTGNLDPETASYVFDALEALVRQSGLAALIATHNHELARRMDRRVTISDGKVVDF, from the coding sequence ATGAAACGCAATGTCGTTCTCAAGCTTTCGGGCGTCGAGCGCCACTATGGCCAGGGCGAAACGCTGCTGACTATCCTCAAGGGCGCCGATTTCACCCTGTCGAGTGGTGAAATGGTGGCGCTGGTGGCGCCGTCAGGCACCGGCAAGTCGACGCTGCTGCATATCGCAGGGCTGCTGGAGCATCCTGACGGCGGCGAGGTATCGGTCAACGGTCGCCCCTGTAACGGCCTTTCCGATGACAAGCGCACGGCCATCCGTCGCGGTGAGATCGGCTTTGTTTATCAGTTCCATCACCTGCTGCCGGAATTCTCGGCGCAGGAGAACATCATGATGCCGCAGCTCATCGCCGGCCTCTCATGGAAGGAAGCGAGCGAGCGCGCAAAGATGCTTCTGGATTATATGCGCATCGGCCACCGCGGTACGCATCGCCCGGGCGAGCTTTCCGGCGGCGAGCAGCAGCGTGTGGCGATTGCCCGCGCCGTCGCCAATGCGCCTAGACTGCTTTTGGCCGACGAGCCGACCGGTAATCTCGACCCGGAGACTGCCAGCTATGTCTTCGACGCTCTGGAGGCCCTGGTGCGCCAGTCCGGCCTTGCCGCGCTGATCGCCACCCACAACCACGAGCTTGCCCGGCGCATGGACCGGCGCGTAACGATCTCCGACGGCAAGGTCGTGGATTTCTGA
- the dnaE gene encoding DNA polymerase III subunit alpha, protein MADAEQGAIGGKPGFVHLRVHSAYSLLEGALPLKKILYKAAGDNQPAIAITDTNNLFVALEFSQKAMDDGLQPIIGCQVSIDMEDGLETEKRGGQQALVKLPSIVLLSATDAGYERLVDLVSRAYLGGEGNSTIHVRASWLDEIGTEGLIALTGASTGPIDMPLKDGHAAAAETRLLTLKRIFGDRLYVELQRHGAYDKRHEQKIVGLAYKHDLPLVATNEAFFPTRDDYDAHDALMAVAHNAIVSDDSRFRLSPDHYLKSRAEMEKLFADLPEALDNTVEIARRCSFVLKTRKPILPRFTGATDDPEEAERAESLELRRQAEEGLDMRLATLGMSAGYEEKDYRERLEFELSVIERMKFPGYFLIVADFIKWAKQHDIPVGPGRGSGAGSLVAYALTITDVDPLRFSLLFERFLNPERVSMPDFDIDFCQDRREEVIRYVQKKYGREQVAQIITFGSLQARAALRDVGRVLEMPYGQVDKICKLVPNNPANPTPLSKAIEEEPKLQEEAAKEPVVARLLDIAQKIEGLYRHASTHAAGIVIGDRPLSKLVPMYRDPRSDMPVTQFNMKWVEQAGLVKFDFLGLKTLTVLKVAVDFCRKRGIEVDLAKIPLDDKKTYEMLSRGETVGVFQVESAGMRKALIGMKPDCIEDIIALVALYRPGPMENIPTYNARKHGDEELESIHPTIDHLLKETQGVIVYQEQVMQIAQVLSGYSLGEADLLRRAMGKKIKAEMDQQRERFVDGAVKNGVSKPQADNIFELLAKFANYGFNKSHAAAYAIVSYQTAYMKAHYPVEFLAASMTLDMSNTEKVNDFRQDAKRLGIEVIAPSVQTSFRQFETGDNRIYYALAALKGVGESAVDHIVEMRGDKPFASIEDFCLRIDPRQVNRRVLESLIYAGAFDCFNLDRAQLSAGLDRVLGYAQRAQENKLSGQSDIFGGALSSGPEKIALPPFSPWLASERLLKEFQVLGFYLTAHPLDSYNNILQKMRVQTFADFSTAVKQGAANGRLAGTVISKQERKTRTGNKMGIIVFSDSSGQFEAVLFSEMLNQYRDILEPGKSFVITAIGEERPEGVSLRLQTIQSLEEKSLQMQKALRVYVRDSGPLRAVAAHLNAKGDGLVSFIVIKEEGKREVEVVLQDKYRITPEIAAALRAAPGVVDVELV, encoded by the coding sequence ATGGCGGATGCGGAACAGGGTGCGATCGGCGGCAAGCCGGGCTTCGTTCATCTGAGGGTTCACTCTGCCTATTCGCTGCTCGAAGGCGCATTGCCTCTCAAAAAGATCCTCTACAAGGCAGCGGGCGACAACCAGCCGGCGATTGCCATCACTGATACCAACAATCTTTTCGTTGCACTGGAGTTCTCCCAGAAAGCGATGGATGACGGGCTGCAGCCGATCATCGGCTGCCAGGTGTCGATCGATATGGAAGACGGTCTCGAAACCGAGAAGCGGGGAGGCCAGCAGGCGCTGGTCAAGCTGCCTTCCATCGTGCTTCTGTCCGCCACCGATGCAGGCTACGAACGGCTGGTCGATCTCGTCAGCCGCGCCTATCTCGGTGGCGAGGGCAACTCGACAATTCATGTCCGCGCCTCGTGGCTTGATGAGATCGGCACGGAGGGCCTGATAGCGCTGACGGGTGCCTCGACCGGGCCGATCGACATGCCGCTCAAGGACGGCCACGCCGCTGCGGCGGAGACCCGGCTGCTGACGCTGAAGCGGATCTTCGGGGATCGGCTCTATGTCGAACTGCAGCGGCACGGCGCTTATGACAAGCGGCACGAACAGAAAATTGTCGGCCTTGCCTATAAGCACGACCTGCCGCTGGTCGCGACCAATGAAGCCTTCTTCCCGACGCGCGACGATTATGACGCCCACGATGCGCTGATGGCGGTCGCCCATAACGCCATCGTGTCCGACGACAGCCGTTTCCGTCTCTCCCCGGATCACTATCTGAAAAGCCGCGCGGAGATGGAAAAGCTCTTCGCCGACCTGCCTGAGGCGCTTGATAATACCGTTGAGATCGCCCGGCGCTGCTCCTTCGTTCTGAAGACCCGCAAGCCGATCCTGCCGCGCTTCACCGGCGCGACAGACGATCCCGAAGAGGCCGAGCGCGCAGAGTCGCTAGAACTTCGCCGGCAGGCGGAGGAGGGGCTCGACATGCGTCTGGCCACGCTCGGCATGTCGGCCGGCTACGAGGAGAAGGATTATCGCGAGCGGCTGGAATTCGAGCTCAGCGTTATCGAGCGCATGAAGTTCCCCGGCTACTTCCTGATCGTTGCGGACTTCATCAAATGGGCCAAGCAGCATGACATCCCGGTCGGCCCGGGCCGCGGTTCGGGTGCGGGCTCATTGGTCGCCTACGCACTGACGATTACCGATGTGGATCCGCTGCGCTTCTCGCTGCTTTTCGAACGCTTCCTCAATCCGGAGCGCGTCTCGATGCCGGATTTCGATATCGACTTCTGCCAGGATCGCCGTGAAGAGGTGATCCGTTACGTGCAGAAGAAATACGGCCGCGAGCAGGTGGCGCAGATTATCACTTTCGGTTCGCTGCAGGCGCGCGCCGCATTGCGCGACGTCGGCCGCGTGCTGGAAATGCCCTATGGCCAGGTCGACAAGATCTGCAAACTCGTGCCGAACAACCCAGCAAACCCGACGCCTCTGTCCAAGGCGATCGAGGAAGAGCCGAAGCTGCAGGAAGAGGCCGCCAAAGAGCCGGTCGTCGCGCGGCTCTTGGATATCGCCCAGAAGATCGAAGGCCTCTATCGCCACGCCTCGACCCACGCCGCCGGGATCGTGATCGGCGACCGCCCGCTGTCGAAGCTCGTGCCGATGTATCGCGATCCGCGCTCCGACATGCCGGTCACCCAGTTCAATATGAAGTGGGTGGAGCAGGCGGGCCTGGTGAAGTTCGACTTCCTTGGCCTGAAGACGCTGACGGTGCTCAAGGTCGCCGTCGACTTCTGCAGGAAGCGCGGCATCGAGGTCGACCTCGCCAAGATCCCGCTCGACGACAAGAAGACCTATGAGATGCTCTCGCGCGGCGAGACGGTTGGCGTGTTCCAGGTTGAAAGTGCGGGCATGCGCAAGGCGCTGATCGGCATGAAGCCGGACTGCATCGAAGACATCATCGCGCTCGTGGCGCTCTACCGTCCCGGCCCGATGGAGAATATTCCGACCTATAATGCCCGCAAGCACGGTGACGAAGAGCTGGAATCGATCCACCCAACGATCGACCATCTTCTCAAGGAAACGCAGGGCGTTATCGTTTACCAGGAACAGGTGATGCAGATCGCCCAGGTCCTGTCGGGCTATTCGCTCGGCGAAGCCGATCTTCTGCGCCGCGCCATGGGTAAGAAGATCAAGGCCGAAATGGACCAGCAGCGCGAACGCTTCGTCGACGGTGCAGTCAAGAACGGCGTGTCGAAGCCGCAGGCCGACAACATCTTCGAACTCTTGGCAAAGTTCGCAAACTATGGCTTCAACAAGTCGCATGCTGCCGCCTACGCCATCGTCTCCTATCAGACGGCCTATATGAAGGCGCATTATCCGGTCGAGTTCCTGGCAGCGTCGATGACGCTCGATATGTCGAACACCGAAAAGGTCAACGACTTCCGTCAGGATGCCAAGCGCCTTGGTATCGAGGTCATCGCGCCCTCCGTCCAGACCTCCTTCCGTCAGTTCGAGACCGGTGACAACCGTATCTACTACGCACTTGCGGCTCTCAAGGGGGTCGGTGAATCCGCCGTCGATCACATCGTCGAAATGCGCGGCGATAAGCCCTTCGCCAGCATCGAGGATTTCTGCCTGCGCATCGATCCACGCCAGGTAAACCGCCGCGTGCTGGAAAGCCTGATCTATGCCGGCGCCTTTGATTGCTTCAACCTGGATCGCGCCCAGCTTTCGGCTGGTCTCGACCGCGTGCTCGGCTATGCACAGCGCGCCCAGGAAAACAAGCTGAGCGGCCAGTCGGATATCTTCGGCGGTGCGCTGTCCTCAGGTCCGGAAAAGATCGCCCTGCCGCCATTCTCGCCGTGGCTTGCCTCGGAGCGGCTGCTCAAGGAATTCCAGGTGCTGGGCTTCTACCTGACCGCCCATCCGCTCGACAGCTACAACAACATCCTTCAGAAGATGCGCGTACAGACCTTCGCGGACTTCTCGACGGCGGTGAAGCAGGGCGCTGCGAACGGGCGACTGGCGGGTACGGTGATTTCCAAACAGGAGCGCAAGACGCGCACCGGCAACAAGATGGGTATCATCGTCTTTTCGGATTCCTCCGGCCAGTTCGAAGCCGTGCTCTTCTCCGAAATGCTGAACCAGTATCGTGACATATTGGAGCCCGGAAAGTCCTTCGTCATCACCGCGATCGGCGAGGAACGGCCGGAAGGTGTCAGCCTGCGGCTGCAGACCATCCAGTCGCTGGAAGAAAAGTCGTTGCAGATGCAGAAGGCGCTGCGCGTCTATGTCCGCGACTCCGGCCCGCTGCGCGCTGTCGCAGCACATCTGAACGCCAAGGGCGACGGCCTCGTCTCCTTCATCGTCATCAAGGAAGAGGGCAAGCGTGAGGTCGAGGTGGTGTTGCAGGACAAGTATCGCATCACGCCGGAGATCGCCGCGGCCTTGCGGGCTGCCCCTGGCGTCGTCGACGTCGAACTCGTCTGA
- a CDS encoding DUF1467 family protein, whose translation MFQAFLQGFAVYFIIWWITLFAVLPIGLRTQAEDNDIVLGTVPSAPTRFRPLFVFSLTTLVSGAIYGIWYVCSTYFGFGFDALPQIGPSFY comes from the coding sequence ATGTTTCAGGCCTTCCTCCAGGGATTCGCGGTCTACTTCATCATCTGGTGGATCACGCTTTTTGCTGTCCTGCCGATCGGCCTGCGCACGCAGGCGGAGGACAATGACATCGTGCTTGGCACGGTTCCAAGCGCGCCGACGCGCTTTCGTCCGCTTTTCGTCTTCTCTCTGACGACACTCGTCTCCGGCGCCATTTACGGCATCTGGTACGTCTGCTCGACCTATTTCGGTTTCGGCTTCGACGCACTTCCACAAATAGGGCCTAGCTTCTATTAG
- a CDS encoding ribonuclease J — translation MAKQDELVFLPLGGVGEIGMNLALYGYGPADHRQWIMVDCGVTFPGPDLPGVDLVLPDIRFLANERKNLKAIIITHAHEDHYGALADLWPGLNVPVYASPFTAGLLEAKRNFEKDAIGEVPVTIFKAGDTINVGPFSIEGVAVNHSIPEPMSLMIRTPLGNVIHTGDWKIDHEPSLGPLTDEMRFRQLGDEGVLALLCDSTNALRDGVSPSEKDVSESLRKIIEDAEGRVAITTFSSNVGRIRTVAEAAEAAGREVLLLGSSLKRVCNVAQDIGLMEGIKPFISEEDYGFIPRDKVVVILTGSQGEPRAALAKLSRDEMRNVAFTAGDIVVFSSRAIPGNEKAIQDIKNGLVEQGVHIITDTEALVHVSGHPRRNELQKMYEWTRPKIVVPVHGEATHLTAHKELAEQSGIATVPRVRNGDVLRLAPGPAEVIDEAPHGRIYKDGSLIGDFDEMGIGERKKLAYVGHVAVSIVLDGRYDIIGEPDLVAIGLPAYDDEGEDMEDALFDAAIGAFESIPRARRKDIDMVQEAVRRAVRAAANHIWGKKPVVTVFITRV, via the coding sequence ATGGCGAAACAGGACGAACTGGTATTCCTGCCCCTGGGCGGCGTCGGCGAGATCGGCATGAATCTCGCGCTGTACGGCTACGGCCCGGCGGATCATCGCCAGTGGATCATGGTGGATTGCGGCGTTACCTTTCCGGGGCCGGATCTACCGGGTGTCGATCTCGTCCTGCCGGATATCCGCTTCCTCGCCAATGAGCGCAAGAACCTCAAGGCGATCATCATCACCCACGCTCATGAGGATCACTACGGCGCGCTCGCCGACCTCTGGCCGGGCCTGAATGTTCCAGTCTACGCCTCGCCCTTCACCGCCGGCCTGCTGGAAGCCAAGCGCAATTTCGAGAAGGATGCGATCGGCGAAGTGCCGGTGACGATCTTCAAGGCGGGCGATACGATCAATGTCGGTCCCTTCAGCATCGAAGGTGTTGCCGTCAATCACTCCATCCCCGAACCGATGTCGCTGATGATCCGCACGCCGCTCGGCAATGTCATCCACACCGGCGACTGGAAGATCGATCACGAGCCATCGCTTGGACCGCTGACCGACGAGATGCGTTTCCGCCAGCTTGGCGATGAAGGCGTGCTGGCACTGCTCTGCGACTCCACCAATGCGCTGCGCGATGGCGTGTCGCCCTCGGAGAAGGATGTCTCGGAGAGCCTGCGCAAGATCATCGAAGATGCCGAGGGACGCGTGGCCATCACCACCTTCTCCTCGAATGTCGGCCGTATCCGCACCGTCGCGGAAGCCGCCGAGGCGGCGGGCCGTGAGGTACTGCTGCTTGGAAGCTCGCTGAAGCGTGTGTGCAATGTCGCTCAGGACATCGGACTGATGGAGGGCATAAAGCCGTTCATCTCCGAGGAGGATTACGGTTTCATTCCGCGCGACAAGGTCGTGGTCATCCTCACGGGCAGCCAGGGCGAGCCGCGCGCTGCCCTTGCCAAGCTTTCCCGTGACGAGATGCGCAACGTGGCGTTCACCGCCGGCGATATCGTCGTCTTCTCCTCGCGTGCCATCCCCGGTAACGAGAAGGCAATCCAGGATATCAAGAACGGCCTTGTGGAGCAGGGCGTTCACATCATCACTGATACAGAGGCGCTGGTGCATGTCTCTGGCCATCCGCGCCGCAACGAGCTGCAGAAGATGTACGAATGGACACGGCCGAAGATCGTCGTGCCCGTGCATGGCGAGGCGACGCATCTGACGGCCCACAAGGAGCTCGCCGAACAATCCGGTATCGCGACAGTCCCGCGTGTGCGCAACGGCGACGTGCTGCGGCTCGCGCCGGGGCCGGCCGAGGTGATCGACGAAGCGCCGCATGGCCGAATCTACAAGGATGGGTCGCTGATCGGTGACTTTGATGAGATGGGTATCGGCGAGCGCAAGAAGCTTGCCTATGTCGGCCATGTCGCCGTGAGCATCGTGCTCGACGGCCGTTACGACATCATCGGGGAGCCCGATCTCGTCGCGATCGGCTTGCCGGCCTATGATGACGAGGGCGAGGATATGGAAGATGCGTTGTTCGACGCCGCGATCGGTGCGTTTGAGAGCATTCCACGCGCCCGCCGGAAGGATATCGACATGGTACAGGAGGCCGTGCGCCGTGCCGTGCGCGCTGCCGCCAATCACATCTGGGGCAAGAAGCCCGTCGTCACCGTTTTCATCACCAGGGTCTGA
- the proS gene encoding proline--tRNA ligase — MRLSRFFIPILKENPKEAEIVSHRLMLRAGMIRQQSQGIYSWLPLGKKVLDKVNNIIREEQNRAGAIELSMPTLQSAELWQESGRYDAYGKEMLRIKDRQDRPMLYGPTNEEMITDIFRSSVKSYKDLPLNLYHIQLKFRDEIRPRFGTMRSREFMMKDAYSFDLTREGAEHSYNKMFTAYLRTFDRLGLRAIPMRADTGPIGGNLSHEFIILADTGESEVFCHKDFVNFDIPAENTDFDSVDGLKSIFDKWTSLYAATSEMHDEAAFNAIPEGERLSARGIEVGHIFYFGTKYSEPMGAKVQGPDGKEHFVHMGSYGIGPTRLVPAIIEASHDENGIIWPESVAPFDVVVINMKAGDEACDGTCELIYAALTKAGKDVLYDDTDDRAGTKFATADLIGVPYQIIAGPRAVANGEVEVKDRKTGARETMTIEAAINRFVA, encoded by the coding sequence ATGCGTCTGTCCCGCTTCTTCATACCCATCCTCAAGGAAAATCCCAAGGAGGCGGAAATCGTCTCCCACCGGCTGATGCTGCGCGCCGGCATGATCCGCCAGCAGTCGCAGGGCATCTATTCCTGGCTGCCGCTGGGCAAGAAGGTGCTGGACAAGGTCAACAATATCATCCGCGAAGAGCAGAACCGGGCGGGCGCCATCGAGCTTTCGATGCCGACGCTACAGTCGGCCGAACTCTGGCAGGAGAGCGGCCGCTATGACGCCTACGGCAAGGAGATGCTGCGCATCAAGGACCGCCAGGACCGTCCGATGCTCTACGGCCCGACCAACGAAGAAATGATCACGGATATCTTCCGTTCTTCGGTCAAGTCCTACAAGGACCTGCCGCTCAATCTCTATCACATTCAGCTGAAATTCCGTGACGAGATCCGTCCGCGTTTCGGCACCATGCGCTCGCGCGAATTCATGATGAAGGACGCCTATTCCTTCGATTTGACGCGCGAAGGGGCAGAGCATTCCTATAACAAGATGTTCACCGCCTATCTGCGCACGTTCGATCGTCTCGGCCTGCGCGCCATTCCGATGCGCGCCGATACCGGACCGATTGGCGGCAATCTCAGCCACGAATTCATTATCCTTGCCGATACGGGCGAGTCCGAGGTTTTCTGCCACAAGGATTTCGTCAACTTCGATATCCCCGCGGAAAACACGGATTTCGACAGCGTCGACGGCCTGAAATCGATCTTCGACAAGTGGACGTCGCTTTATGCCGCGACTTCGGAAATGCACGACGAGGCGGCCTTCAATGCCATTCCGGAAGGCGAGCGTCTTTCTGCGCGCGGCATCGAAGTCGGCCATATTTTCTACTTCGGTACGAAGTATTCCGAGCCGATGGGCGCGAAGGTGCAAGGGCCTGATGGCAAGGAACACTTCGTTCACATGGGTTCCTACGGTATCGGCCCGACGCGCCTTGTTCCCGCCATCATCGAAGCATCGCATGATGAGAACGGAATCATCTGGCCGGAGTCGGTCGCACCCTTCGATGTCGTGGTCATCAACATGAAGGCCGGCGACGAGGCCTGCGACGGCACCTGCGAGCTGATCTACGCGGCGCTGACCAAGGCGGGCAAGGACGTGCTCTATGACGACACGGACGACCGCGCGGGTACCAAGTTTGCGACTGCCGATCTGATCGGCGTGCCGTACCAGATCATTGCCGGTCCGCGCGCGGTCGCGAACGGCGAAGTGGAAGTGAAGGACCGCAAGACCGGTGCCCGCGAAACGATGACCATCGAGGCGGCGATCAACAGGTTCGTGGCTTAA